GGATTATGCAGGGTTAATTGATGTATTAAATGCTGATGACGGCAATGGGTTAGGATTAACTGCCGGTACTGGCGGCGAACTTGCTGAAGCAATTAAAAAGGCGAAGGCCCATAAAGGCGGCTCTGTACTTATAGAATGCCAGATTGAACATGAGGACTGCAGCCGTGAACTTTTAGAGTGGGGAACTAAGGTAGGCATTGCAAATCAACGCCCGCCCATGCATTAATGTAATTTTTTATTACAGGTTAAATTTGAAGACTAATTGATTAACAGAAATAAATCCAGTTTAATGAATTTTAGAGCCAATATAACTGTATAAATAGAATATGGCGTGGTGGAAATTAAAGAAAAAGATTTACTTAACGAAGTTGAAAAGCTTGAAGAAGTTAATGAAACTTTAGTTAATGAATTCAGGTATTATATAACAACTGAAAAAGAGTCTAAAAGAAGAATTAAGCAGATTCTTGAAAATATCATGGAATCTTATTTTGAAATGGATAATAAATGGCATATCTTAGATTTAAATCATAATGCAGAGATTGAGTTTGGTAAAAAAAAGGAAAAATTAATTGGAAAAGTCTTTTGGAATGAATTTCCTCCAAACAAGCCAATTTGGGATAATTTTTGCAGGGCCCAACAGGAAAAAAAACATATAAAATTTGAGACTTATTCTCCTATTTCAAAAAAGTGGTTTGAAATGCATATCCACCCTTTTGAAGATGGTTCATCTGTTTATTTCCATGATATTAGTGAAAGAAAGAAATTAGAACATGATTTAAAAGAAAGTGAGGAGAAGTACCGGACTATTTTTGAAAATACAGTAAATCCCACCCTGATAATTGAGGAAGATATGACTATATCCATGGTAAATAGCGAATTTGAAAAAGTTTCGGGCTATACAAAAGAAGAAGTGCAAGGTATTAAATGGACCAAAATGGCATGTACTGAAGACATATATAAAATGATGGAATATCATCGTTTAAGAAGGATAAACAAAGATGCTGCTCCAAAAAAATATGAAGCACATTTATTAAACAAAAAAGGGGAAATAAGGGACATTTATCTAACCGTTGGGATTATTTCAGAGAAAAATAGAAGTATAGTGTCATTTATGGATATAACAGAACTTAAGAAAGATGAAGCAGAATTGGAGAGATACAGGACTCATCTTGAAGAACTTGTAGAAAAAAGAACAGAAGAACTTGAAGAGGTTAACAAGGCATTGGCTGAGAGTGAAGAAAAGTTCCGTGAATTGTTCAACAGGGCAGATGATATGATTACTCTGGTAGAATTGAATGAAAAAGGAATTCCAGGTAACTTTATTGAGGTAAATAATGTTGCAAGTCAAAGATTAGGTTATACAAGGGAAGAATTTAAGAATATGACTCCTGCAGATATAGTTGCACCTGAAAAATTAATGGAAATTCCGGAAAATGCTGTTAAACTAATTGAAAATGACTGTGTAAGATTTGAAATAGTCCATATGACCAGAACAGGTAAAAGAATACCTGTTGAGGTTGTTAATCATGTCTTCAAGTTAAAAGGAAAACGTGTAGCTCTTGCAGTTTCTCGTGATATTACTGAACGTAAGAAGTACGAAGAAGAACTTGAAATACTTGTTAAAGATTTGAAGCGTTCCAATGAAGAATTAGAAAAATTTGCTTATGTGGCTTCTCATGACCTTCAGGAACCTCTTAGAACTATTGCAAGCTTTACTCAGCTTTTAGAACGTCGTTATAAGGGTAAATTTGATAAAGATGCAGATGAATTTATGGATTATGTTATAGATGCATCTTTTAGAATGAAGAAGCAAATTGAGGGCCTTCTTGAATATTCTAAGGTTAAAACAGATCAAAAGGGATTCCAACCCGTAAATTTGGATATAGTTTTAAATCAAGTAATTGAAAACTTAAGATCTTTAATTGAAGAAAATGGAGCTGTGATTAATTACGGCCCTCTTCCCGCTGTAATGGGGGATTATGATCAGCTTAGAAGGATTTTCCAGAATCTGGTTGGAAATGCCATTAAATTTAGAAAACATGATATTTTCCCTGTAATTGATATTTCAGTACGTGAAGATAAAGAAAATAATGAATATGTATTTTCTATTGCTGATAATGGTATTGGAATTGAAGAGCAGTATATGGAACGTATCTTTGTAATATTTCAAAGACTGCATACAATGGAACTGTATAAAGGAACGGGTATTGGATTATCTGTGGTTAAAAGGATCGTTGAACGCCACGGCGGACGAATATGGGTTGAATCAGAGCCAGGTGTTGGATCAACATTTTATTTTACTATTCCATTATGTAAGTTTATAAAATCTTTAGTTTGAAAATAAAGGTTGTAGAGATGAAATATTTAATTAAAGTATGTGATGCATGTATTTATAAAATCGCGGAATAACTAATTTTATTAATTATTTAGGGTTTTTAAATTTGAATTTTAAATATTTGTTCTCTTTTGAGAGCTTAAATTTCGATAAAAAATAACCACTAATTTTAAAACAAAATTTATAATAAATTAATTAAATAAATTAATAATTAATAGTCACTATTAGAATAATCGATCTTTATAAGCTTCTATCTTTGAATTTAAAAACTAAAGGAAGCATCTCATGGGGGATAAAGAACAAAAAAAAGAAAAAGGGTTGTTTGCCCCACCTATCTGTAATTTAAATACTAATTACTGTAGTATATTTGAAAATATAGGTGAGGGAGTTTCTATTTTTGAAGTAATATTAAACGAGGAAGGTGGAATTTCAGATTTGCGTTTTGTATACATAAATCTCTGTTCTATATTTAATAAATTTAGTTCTAGAGAAAAAATTATTAATAAAACCTTAACTGAGCTGTGTGGAATTGATAATGCAGTTTCCTATTTAAAAATGGCTGAAGATGTAGTTTTAGCTGGAAAAAGCATACAATATGAATTTCATTTTGCGGAATTTAATAAATATTTTTTAATAAACGCATTTTCTCCACATAAAAACATGTGTGTAACTATAGATGTGGATATTACACGAAAAAAAGAAGCTGAACTGCAATTAAGAAAACAGGCGGATTTGCTTAATCTTACTAATGACGTAATTATTGTCAGTGATATGAATGATAAAATTACTTTTTGGAATCGTGGAGCTGAAAAGAGATATGGATGGCGTGAAAAAGAGGCTTTAGGGGAAGTTACTCATGATTTACTTAAAACTGAATTTCCCGATTCATTAAATGAAACCTATGAAAAATTCCTTAAGGATGGCTACTGGGAAGGTGAATTAATTCATACAAAGCGCAGTGGTGGAAAGATCATAGTCTCAAGCAGGTGGGCGCTGCAAAAGGATGAAAATAATATTCCAATTGGTTTTATGGAAATTAACACTGACATTACCCAAAGTAAAAAAGCTGAAAAAGAATTAAAAGATAGCTATAACATTTTTAATTCAATTATTGAGAATACCAACGATGCTATTTTTTTAAAGGATTTAAATGGTAAATATTTGATGATCAACTCTGCGGGAGCTAAATTTGTTGATAAATCTGTAGAAGAAATCCTTGGTAAGGATGATCGGGCATTATTTTCACCTGAAACTGCTGAAGCTATTATTAAAGATGATAATGAAGTTATCGAAACTGGACAAACAAAAACCTATGATGAATTTACCATTTCTGGTGGTAAAAAAACAATTTATTTATCAACTAAAGGAGTTTACAGGGATCATAAAGGGAATGTAGCGGGCCTTTTTGGCATATCCAAAGATATTACAGAACGTAAAATTGCTGAAAATGCATTAAGGGAATCTGAATCTAAATATCGTACTATTTTTGAAAATACTGGAATTGCCTTTGCAGTGATGGAGGAGGATACAACAATATCTTTGATGAATGATGAAGCTGAAAAAATTATGGGATATTCCAGGGATGAAATAGAAAGAAAAAGACAATGGACGGAATTTATAGCTAAAAAGGATGATTTAAATAAAATGATGGAATATCACAGGCTTCGCAGAGATGATCCTGATGCGGCACCCAAAAAATATGAATTTCAAGCTGTTACTAAAGGTGGCCTTATTAAAGATATAATCATCACAATTTCTATGATCCCAGGTACAAAAAAGACTATAGCATCTTTTTTAGATAATACAGATCGTAAGAATATTGAAAGGGCTTTGAAGGAGTCAGAAGCCAGATATCGTACTATTTTTGAAAATACTGGAATTGCTTTTATGCTTATTGAAGAAGATATGACCATATCTTTGATAAATGAGGAATTTGAGAAAACTTTCGGCTTTTTAAAGGAAGAAGTAGAGGGTAAAAAGAAATGGACTGAATTTGTAGCCAGTGATTATGACTTAAAACGAATGAAAATGTACCACCAAATTCGTAGAAAGAATTCTGAATCTGCCCCAAAAGAATATGAATTTCATGCTATTAATAAAGAGGGGAATACTAGAGATGTTCTTGTTACTGTATCTATGATTCCTAGCTCTAAAATGAGTATAGCATCATTTTTAGATATTACAGATCGTAAAAAAACTGAAAAAGCTCTTGAAGATAGCCGGGAAGAATTCAAAACACTGATTGAAAATTCACCTTTAGGTATAACACGGTACGACCAGAATTTAAGGCATGTTTTCATTAATCCTGCTGGGGCTGAAGTAATGGGATTACCACAGGAAGATTATATTGGTAAAACTCCTGCAGAAATTGGAATACCTGAAGATCTATCCAATACCATTGAATCCCTCTTAAAAAGAATTTTTGGAACTGGAAAGCCTGAAAATCTAGAATTTGTAATACTGGGTCATAAAGGGTTGAAATATTATGATTCTAGGAATATCCCTGAATTTGATAAAAATGGAAATGTAAAATCAGTACTTTCAGTTGCAGCGGATATAACTGAACAAAAAAAGGCTCAAGGTGAGTTAAAAGACGCACACGATACTCTGGAGCTTAAAGTTCGGGAAAGAACAAAAGAACTTAAAAAGTCTAATAAACAATTGAAACAGGAGATAGAAGAGCGTAAAAATGCAGAAAATGCATTATATGAAGAAAAAATAAGGGCGCAGACATACCTTGATATTGCAGGGGTTGTTCTGGTTGCAATAAATAGGGATTTAACTATATCTTTAAT
This genomic window from Methanobacterium veterum contains:
- a CDS encoding PAS domain S-box protein codes for the protein MGDKEQKKEKGLFAPPICNLNTNYCSIFENIGEGVSIFEVILNEEGGISDLRFVYINLCSIFNKFSSREKIINKTLTELCGIDNAVSYLKMAEDVVLAGKSIQYEFHFAEFNKYFLINAFSPHKNMCVTIDVDITRKKEAELQLRKQADLLNLTNDVIIVSDMNDKITFWNRGAEKRYGWREKEALGEVTHDLLKTEFPDSLNETYEKFLKDGYWEGELIHTKRSGGKIIVSSRWALQKDENNIPIGFMEINTDITQSKKAEKELKDSYNIFNSIIENTNDAIFLKDLNGKYLMINSAGAKFVDKSVEEILGKDDRALFSPETAEAIIKDDNEVIETGQTKTYDEFTISGGKKTIYLSTKGVYRDHKGNVAGLFGISKDITERKIAENALRESESKYRTIFENTGIAFAVMEEDTTISLMNDEAEKIMGYSRDEIERKRQWTEFIAKKDDLNKMMEYHRLRRDDPDAAPKKYEFQAVTKGGLIKDIIITISMIPGTKKTIASFLDNTDRKNIERALKESEARYRTIFENTGIAFMLIEEDMTISLINEEFEKTFGFLKEEVEGKKKWTEFVASDYDLKRMKMYHQIRRKNSESAPKEYEFHAINKEGNTRDVLVTVSMIPSSKMSIASFLDITDRKKTEKALEDSREEFKTLIENSPLGITRYDQNLRHVFINPAGAEVMGLPQEDYIGKTPAEIGIPEDLSNTIESLLKRIFGTGKPENLEFVILGHKGLKYYDSRNIPEFDKNGNVKSVLSVAADITEQKKAQGELKDAHDTLELKVRERTKELKKSNKQLKQEIEERKNAENALYEEKIRAQTYLDIAGVVLVAINRDLTISLINKKGIETVGYGTDEIIGKSFIDFIPERFKAELTDIATRIISGDLKGFGHYEGPILVKNGEERLISWNIAVLRDDNGNFINALISGEDITESKKAEENILKLANIVESSDDAIIGLTLDGIITSWNRGAKKVYGYSAEEMIGKGYSPLFDPSQLKKVDEYISELKEGKNIIHYEAKRLRKDGIEIYVSMNLFSVKNVEGKVTGISVISRDITESKKAEEALRESEKRYRALYDDNPSMYFTVDTEGIILSVNPFGAERLGYTVHELIGKSLISMVFYEKDRKYAARNLKYSIKNYGKVFYWEIRKIHRDGSLMWVKEILHAVKGPDGNITVYVVCEDITERKNAEEAAKREAFAASQTAKALKESEERLKILFEYAPDPYFLTDMEGNFLDGNKAAERLIDFKKEEIIGKNLVELGLITGEQIIKAFDLLSKNIKGRATGPEEFILTRKGGKKVPAEITGYPIEIRGQRLVLGMARDISERKKSEEKLKETIHELKRSNDELQQFAYITSHDLQEPLRTIASFTQLLERRYKNKLDTDADEFIEFIVDAATRMKEMIQGLLDYSRIGTRGGEFNFTDIEEVLITVLSNLHAAITESGAKITYDKLPTVIADRNQLIQLFQNMISNAIKFKKMDVTPKIHISARKDEKKREFIFSVSDNGIGLESQYKDKIFEVFKRLHTMDEYKGAGIGLAISKRIIERHGGRIWVESELGRGSTFYFTLPIRLAEISNF
- a CDS encoding PAS domain-containing sensor histidine kinase, whose product is MEIKEKDLLNEVEKLEEVNETLVNEFRYYITTEKESKRRIKQILENIMESYFEMDNKWHILDLNHNAEIEFGKKKEKLIGKVFWNEFPPNKPIWDNFCRAQQEKKHIKFETYSPISKKWFEMHIHPFEDGSSVYFHDISERKKLEHDLKESEEKYRTIFENTVNPTLIIEEDMTISMVNSEFEKVSGYTKEEVQGIKWTKMACTEDIYKMMEYHRLRRINKDAAPKKYEAHLLNKKGEIRDIYLTVGIISEKNRSIVSFMDITELKKDEAELERYRTHLEELVEKRTEELEEVNKALAESEEKFRELFNRADDMITLVELNEKGIPGNFIEVNNVASQRLGYTREEFKNMTPADIVAPEKLMEIPENAVKLIENDCVRFEIVHMTRTGKRIPVEVVNHVFKLKGKRVALAVSRDITERKKYEEELEILVKDLKRSNEELEKFAYVASHDLQEPLRTIASFTQLLERRYKGKFDKDADEFMDYVIDASFRMKKQIEGLLEYSKVKTDQKGFQPVNLDIVLNQVIENLRSLIEENGAVINYGPLPAVMGDYDQLRRIFQNLVGNAIKFRKHDIFPVIDISVREDKENNEYVFSIADNGIGIEEQYMERIFVIFQRLHTMELYKGTGIGLSVVKRIVERHGGRIWVESEPGVGSTFYFTIPLCKFIKSLV